The following proteins are co-located in the Enoplosus armatus isolate fEnoArm2 chromosome 8, fEnoArm2.hap1, whole genome shotgun sequence genome:
- the pdyn gene encoding LOW QUALITY PROTEIN: proenkephalin-B (The sequence of the model RefSeq protein was modified relative to this genomic sequence to represent the inferred CDS: deleted 2 bases in 1 codon) codes for MRCGDTAKSPAIKRKATPRRRNTKCWRADSEFPFDGRCASASLNTAGNICPTPEVLTQHFILYCLMEWYVLVLMLSLPPSIHADCSSQCQKCAQQILSPDAAFSSLSCSAECEGQLESCAQAPGLADFSQDEAAAEEESQQADLVKRYGGFIKRIDKNKNKIFTSPWRENYILKAGALPKKYEDLLKRLEERDADAPEDAGDAPEDQMLHSYVKRYGGFLRKFGPKSKRSSSVEQESQEPEELQKRYGGFMRRIRPKLNNLKWDKRYGGFLRRHFKVSVRSVEEPYYSYDDLSL; via the exons ATGCGCTGCGGTGACACAGCCAAGTCTCCGGCGATAAAAAGAAAGGCGACG CCGCGCAGGAGAAACACAAAGTGTTGGAGGGCGGACAGCGAGTTTCCATTTGATGGTAGATGCGCCTCTGCGAGTCTTAACACGGCTGGAAATATCTGTCCAACTCCTGAGGTACTGACTCAACACTTTATACTTTATTGTCT aatggagtggtatGTCCTGGTGCTGATGCTGAGCTTGCCGCCCTCCATCCACGCAGATTGCTCTTCCCAGTGTCAGAAATGCGCGCAGCAGATCCTCAGCCCCGACGCCGCCTTCAGCAGCCTG TCGTGCAGTGCGGAGTGTGAGGGGCAGCTGGAGAGCTGCGCACAGGCTCCGGGGCTGGCGGACTTCAGCCAGGATGAGGCTGCGGCGGAGGAGGAGAGCCAGCAGGCAGACCTGGTCAAACGCTACGGCGGCTTCATCAAGAGGATcgacaagaacaagaacaaaatcTTCACCTCTCCGTGGCGCGAAAATTACATTCTGAAGGCCGGAGCGCTGCCCAAGAAATACGAGGACTTGTTGaagaggctggaggagagagatgcaGACGCGCCGGAGGACGCAGGCGATGCTCCGGAGGATCAGATGCTCCATAGTTACGTTAAACGTTACGGCGGCTTTTTACGCAAATTCGGCCCCAAGTCAAAGAGGAGTAGCTCCGTGGAGCAGGAGAGCCAGGAGCCCGAGGAGCTGCAGAAGCGCTACGGAGGCTTCATGAGGAGGATCCGACCAAAGTTGAACAACCTGAAGTGGGACAAGCGGTACGGAGGCTTTCTGCGCCGCCACTTCAAAGTGTCTGTGCGCTCAGTCGAGGAGCCATATTACTCCTACGATGACTTGAGCCTATAA
- the gmeb2 gene encoding glucocorticoid modulatory element-binding protein 2, with product MASSEVSMQEMSEIVIVTIPETVEEDKAVLVTAELTPQPGEEVLTVAPVEAEAEASRTDSLSKEEAVIVKLTEEVDVEADVFYPITCGDAKATLVWKKFVCPGINVKCVQFNEQLISPKEFVCLAGKSTLKDWKRAIRLNGTMLRKIMDSGELDFYQHTKVCSNTCRSTKIDLVGTKVSISSDQSADLVPATPSSADLNGAAVSFPEVTEETSEWVTAIGEDSVAFWRGVKEAGLLEEVVEDFQMELQEVMKGLQERVCDPPLQVKDAVLLNNTVQNFGMLDLVKKVLASHKSQMDRYREQYTRSLASLEQQCDEHRKRAKELKSKSQHLNNVLMTLTPVPAPPAPKRPRLTRAISGPASVNATPTQITLPLNQLAGLPLGKVLTVAGAPAGTNLGGYTLLTSSLSGSELTADASNLTVLSTAAGQEGTAGSFVKVVGPQFQLVTLPAPLQSLAQSTAVQQQVGSISVVDATATAADDSQEESQADGDDEGQPGQVKEEEEESAEQQ from the exons ATGGCTTCATCAGAGGTCAGCATGCAGGAAATGAGTGAGATTGTGATCGTCACCATACCAGAGACGGTGGAGGAGGATAAGGCGGTGCTGGTGACCGCAGAGCTGACCCCTCAGCCGGG GGAGGAGGTCCTCACAGTGGCGCCAGTGGAAGCAGAAGCTGAGGCCAGCAGAACAGATTCACTGTCAAAGGAAGAGGCAGTCATTG tgaagTTAACTGAGGAGGTGGACGTGGAAGCTGATGTCTTCTACCCAATCACCTGCGGAGACGCCAAGGCCACGCTGGTCTGGAAGAAGTTTGTCTGCCCTGGGATCAATGTGAAGTGTGTCCAG TTCAACGAGCAGCTCATCAGCCCGaaggagtttgtgtgtttagcagGGAAATCCACTCTGAAGGACTGGAAGAGGGCCATCCGCCTCAACGGCACCATGCTCAG gaaGATCATGGACTCAGGTGAACTGGACTTCTACCAGCATACAAAGGTCTGCTCCAACACCTGCCGCAGCACTAAGATAGACCTGGTGGGAACCAAAGTGTCCATCAGCAGTGACCAGTCTGCTGACCTGGTTCCTGCCACCCCCTCATCAGCTGATT tgaACGGAGCAGCGGTCTCGTTTCCAGAGGTGACAGAGGAAACTTCAGAGTGGGTCACAGCCATCGGAG AGGACTCGGTGGCGTTCTGGCGTGGCGTGAAGGAGGCggggctgctggaggaggtggtggaggactTCCAGatggagctgcaggaggtgaTGAAGGGGCtgcaggagagagtgtgtgaccCCCCACTACAGGTCAAAg ATGCTGTTTTGCTCAACAACACAGTGCAGAACTTTGGGATGTTGGACCTGGTGAAGAAGGTTCTGGCCAGTCATAAGAGCCAGATGGACCGCTACAGAGAGCAGTACACTCGCAGCCTCGCCT ctctggaGCAGCAGTGTGACGAGCACAGGAAGCGAGCCAAGGAGCTGAAGAGCAAATCGCAGCACCTCAACAACGTCCTGATGACCCTCACCCCAGTCCCTGCTCCCCCCGCGCCCAAGCGTCCCCGGCTGACCCGTGCCATCTCCGGCCCGGCCTCGGTCAACGCTACTCCCACCCAGATCACTCTGCCTCTCAATCAGCTGGCCGGCCTGCCGCTGGGCAAGGTGCTGACCGTGGCAGGAGCCCCTGCCGGCACAAACCTGGGGGGCTACACCCTTCTGACCTCCTCGCTCTCTGGGTCGGAGCTGACGGCCGACGCCTCTAACCTGACCGTGCTGTCCACGGCGGCGGGTCAGGAGGGCACGGCCGGCTCCTTCGTTAAGGTGGTCGGCCCTCAGTTCCAGCTGGTGACGCTGCCGGCTCCGCTGCAGAGCTTGGCACAAAGCACCGCCGTCCAACAGCAGGTCGGCAGCATCAGCGTGGTGGATGCCACGGCAACCGCTGCAGACGATTCACAAGAGGAAAGCCAGGccgatggtgatgatgaaggtcAGCCAGGGCAggttaaagaggaagaggaggagtcgGCGGAGCAGCAGTGA
- the tpk2 gene encoding thiamin pyrophosphokinase 2 — protein MANSAWSETILHLLRRMNNFYLPGSCRANCFRFEIDGAQVGWIPPHVAPLLTRYPEVFSPPHGAAVSLCPSLDSYERRSEAVDAVLQTLRQEGSATCLKGWRDEKYSVMPKFSDPPVMWMERAATSLFGVRRYGVHLNGYTVSDSGDVSMWLARRSPTKQTYPGLLDNVAAGGLAAGVGIKHTLVKECQEEACIPASIAEKSRPVNTVSYTYEDEEGVFAESQFVFDLELPLEFKPRVGDGEVQDFYLLPLEKVKELLATDDFKPNCAMVVLDFLIRHSFIEPDTEPCYQEFVAGLHRTL, from the exons ATGGCGAACTCCGCCTGGTCAGAAAcaatcctccacctccttcGCCGAATGAATAACTTTTATTTACCAG GCTCCTGCCGCGCTAACTGCTTCAGGTTTGAGATAGACGGAGCTCAAGTAGGCTGGATTCCTCCTCATGTAGCTCCACTGTTGACTCGGTACCCGGAGGTGTTCAGTCCGCCACACGGTGCCgctgtgtcactgtgtcccAGTCTGGACTCGTACGAGAGGAGATCTGAGGCTGTGGACGCTGTCCTGCAAACTCTGAGACAAGAGGGGTCCGCCACCTGCCTgaaaggatggagagatgag AAGTACAGTGTGATGCCAAAGTTCTCTGACCCTCCTGTGATGTGGATGGAAAGAGCAGCTACAA GCCTGTTTGGGGTGAGGCGCTATGGCGTCCATCTCAACGGTTACACTGTCAGTGATAGTGGGGACGTCAGCATGTGGCTGGCACGACGCTCCCCCACTAAGCAGACGTACCCTGGACTACTGGACAATGTG GCAGCAGGTGGTCTGGCTGCTGGTGTTGGCATCAAACACACCCTGGTCAAAGAATGTCAGGAGGAGGCATGTATCCCAGCAAGCATTGCTGAGAAGTCTCGTCCTGTAAACACAGTAAG CTACACCTACGAGGATGAAGAGGGGGTGTTTGCAGAAAgtcagtttgtctttgatttgGAACTTCCTCTGGAGTTCAAGCCCAGAGTCGGGGATGGAGAGGTGCAGGACTTCTATCTCCTGCCCCTAGAGAAG GTGAAAGAGCTGCTGGCTACTGATGACTTCAAACCCAACTGTGCCATGGTGGTCTTGGACTTCCTCATCAGACACTCGTTCATTGAGCCGGACACAG AGCCATGCTATCAGGAGTTTGTGGCGGGACTCCATCGTACATTATAG